From the Armatimonadota bacterium genome, one window contains:
- a CDS encoding SDR family oxidoreductase has product MGRLENRVAIITGAGAGMGRAMVQRFVAEGAQVVAADVVAAGLEQFRGVPAVTTVRMDVTVQADVDRLVQTAQDLGGPHILVNNAGIMDRFLPVGEVTDEVWSRVLAVNLTGPMMLCRAAIPVMVRSGGGVIINIASVGGLAGGRAGVAYTASKHGLIGLTRNVAASYGGDGIRCVAIAPGGVKTGISIGGDPSPRGYETLKKTLGAMPRQGEPEEIAALAAFLASDEASFLNGAVITADAGWLAY; this is encoded by the coding sequence ATGGGACGGCTGGAGAATCGGGTCGCGATCATCACGGGCGCCGGAGCGGGTATGGGGCGGGCGATGGTGCAGCGCTTCGTGGCCGAAGGGGCTCAGGTTGTCGCCGCCGACGTCGTGGCCGCGGGACTGGAGCAGTTCCGGGGCGTCCCGGCCGTCACGACGGTGCGGATGGACGTCACCGTGCAGGCCGATGTGGACCGGCTGGTCCAGACCGCGCAGGATCTCGGCGGGCCGCACATTCTGGTCAACAACGCCGGGATCATGGACCGCTTCCTGCCCGTGGGGGAGGTGACCGACGAGGTCTGGAGCCGCGTACTGGCCGTGAACCTGACCGGGCCGATGATGCTGTGCCGCGCCGCGATCCCCGTCATGGTGCGTTCGGGCGGAGGGGTGATCATCAACATTGCCTCCGTCGGCGGCCTCGCCGGCGGCCGGGCGGGTGTGGCCTACACGGCCTCTAAACACGGCCTGATCGGCCTGACCAGGAACGTCGCCGCCTCCTACGGCGGCGACGGCATCCGGTGTGTGGCCATCGCTCCCGGCGGGGTGAAGACCGGCATCAGCATCGGCGGCGACCCCAGCCCCCGTGGGTACGAGACGCTCAAGAAGACGCTGGGGGCCATGCCCCGACAGGGAGAACCGGAGGAGATCGCCGCCCTGGCCGCCTTCCTGGCCTCGGATGAGGCCAGCTTCCTCAACGGCGCCGTGATCACCGCCGACGCCGGCTGGCTGGCCTACTGA
- the glyA gene encoding serine hydroxymethyltransferase has protein sequence MALSERDPVVFRILEAERRRQREGVELIPSENYVSEAVLEAMGSVFTNKYSEGYPGRRYYGGNENVDDIERLAQERARALFGVPHANVQPYSGSPANLAVYVATCRPGDTIMGQNLPDGGHLTHGWKVSVTGTYYRSVPYHVTAEGYIDFDEVWRLAREHRPRLIWCGATAYVREFPFERFAEVADEVGAFFAADIAHVAGLVVAGVHKSPAPYAHIITTTTHKTLRGPRGAMIMVTRKGLDKDPELAERIDRAVFPGLQGGPHDHTTAAIAVALGEAAQPSFAAYGRQVVANAKALAAGLMRRGLRLVTGGTDNHMVLLDLTPDGPGRGVFLQEALDRVGITVNKNTIPGEPSSAFYPSGIRLGTPAATTRGMREAEMDQIAAWIAEVAAEIREFRLPEGREERAAELRRFRKAIQDSARLSQMRDQVRAFCLRFPVPGTA, from the coding sequence ATGGCCCTGTCCGAGCGCGATCCGGTTGTCTTCCGCATCCTGGAGGCGGAGCGTCGCCGCCAGCGGGAAGGCGTCGAACTCATCCCCTCCGAGAACTACGTCTCCGAGGCCGTGCTGGAAGCGATGGGGTCCGTCTTCACCAACAAGTACTCCGAAGGCTATCCGGGCCGGCGCTACTACGGCGGCAACGAGAACGTGGACGATATCGAGCGCCTGGCCCAGGAGCGGGCCAGAGCCCTCTTCGGCGTGCCCCACGCCAACGTCCAGCCCTACTCAGGCAGCCCGGCCAACCTGGCCGTGTATGTGGCCACCTGCCGGCCCGGCGACACCATCATGGGGCAGAACCTGCCCGACGGCGGTCACCTCACCCACGGCTGGAAGGTGAGCGTCACCGGCACCTACTACCGCAGCGTCCCCTACCACGTCACGGCCGAAGGTTACATCGACTTCGACGAGGTCTGGCGTCTGGCGCGGGAGCACCGACCGCGGCTGATCTGGTGCGGGGCCACGGCCTACGTCCGGGAGTTTCCCTTCGAGCGGTTCGCCGAGGTGGCGGACGAGGTGGGCGCCTTCTTCGCCGCCGACATCGCCCACGTGGCGGGACTGGTCGTGGCTGGCGTGCACAAGAGCCCGGCCCCCTACGCGCACATCATCACCACCACCACGCACAAGACGCTGCGCGGGCCGCGCGGGGCGATGATCATGGTCACCCGGAAGGGGCTGGACAAGGATCCCGAACTCGCCGAGCGGATCGACCGCGCCGTCTTCCCGGGGCTCCAGGGCGGTCCCCACGACCACACCACGGCGGCGATCGCCGTGGCCCTGGGCGAGGCGGCGCAGCCGTCTTTTGCCGCCTACGGCCGCCAGGTGGTGGCGAACGCGAAGGCGCTGGCCGCCGGGTTGATGCGCCGCGGCCTGCGGCTGGTCACCGGCGGGACCGACAACCACATGGTGTTGCTGGACCTGACCCCGGACGGGCCGGGCCGCGGGGTCTTCCTGCAGGAAGCCCTGGACCGGGTCGGAATCACCGTCAACAAGAACACCATCCCCGGCGAGCCCTCCTCCGCCTTCTATCCCTCGGGCATCCGCCTGGGGACACCCGCCGCTACGACGCGGGGGATGCGCGAAGCGGAGATGGACCAGATCGCAGCGTGGATCGCGGAGGTGGCCGCCGAGATCAGGGAGTTCCGCCTCCCCGAGGGCCGCGAGGAGCGCGCCGCGGAGTTGCGGCGCTTCCGGAAGGCGATCCAGGACAGCGCGCGGTTGTCCCAGATGCGGGACCAGGTGCGGGCGTTCTGCCTGCGGTTCCCCGTTCCCGGGACGGCCTGA
- a CDS encoding PadR family transcriptional regulator, translating into MFKPWAGPFRGRFFGRGDLKYLILDLLKDRPMHGYDIIRALQDQFGGFYAPSPGAVYPTLQMLEDMGYVTSSLQDGKKVYTITEEGRQFLTERREAVEEIRTRFGHWWDWWGPAYRELWDLGHALRSRAPWHRVNPDKLRRIREVVARARQEIEGILRE; encoded by the coding sequence GTGTTCAAACCGTGGGCCGGTCCGTTTCGCGGACGGTTCTTCGGCCGAGGAGATCTGAAGTACCTCATCCTGGACCTTCTCAAGGACAGGCCGATGCACGGCTATGACATCATCCGGGCTCTCCAGGACCAGTTCGGCGGCTTCTACGCGCCCAGCCCGGGAGCGGTCTATCCCACATTGCAGATGCTCGAGGACATGGGCTACGTCACGTCCAGCCTCCAGGATGGGAAGAAGGTGTACACCATCACCGAGGAGGGGCGGCAGTTCCTCACCGAGCGCCGGGAGGCCGTGGAGGAGATCCGGACCCGGTTCGGTCACTGGTGGGACTGGTGGGGGCCCGCGTACCGGGAACTCTGGGATCTCGGGCACGCGCTCCGCAGCCGGGCCCCGTGGCACCGCGTGAACCCCGACAAACTTCGGCGCATCCGCGAGGTCGTCGCCCGCGCCCGTCAGGAGATCGAGGGCATCCTCCGGGAGTGA
- a CDS encoding glucosaminidase domain-containing protein, whose product MRAFVPRAEAMGVPGAVMVAQAVLESRWGRSGLARLGRAWYGIKATASWPGAVYSGTTREWMAGRGDALVLGRHRVYPSRAAALAAGCAPGSLFRAYPSVAQNVGDYLRFFRVNPRYHPALRAYRQSRDARRFALDIARAGYATAPDYARRLIAVMEQVAADLLPARSLSLWLLGRYLPSDALLVRGGRVYLRVRALAAALGWRVAYDPQRKAVYIGVGGEEGG is encoded by the coding sequence GTGCGCGCCTTCGTCCCCCGGGCGGAAGCGATGGGAGTGCCGGGCGCGGTGATGGTGGCCCAGGCGGTGCTGGAGAGCCGCTGGGGACGGTCGGGCCTGGCCAGGCTCGGCCGGGCCTGGTACGGCATCAAGGCCACGGCGTCGTGGCCCGGCGCCGTGTACAGCGGCACGACCAGGGAGTGGATGGCCGGACGGGGGGATGCGCTTGTTCTGGGCCGCCACCGCGTCTACCCGTCGCGCGCGGCCGCCCTGGCCGCCGGGTGCGCCCCGGGCTCGCTCTTCCGCGCCTACCCCTCCGTGGCCCAGAATGTCGGCGACTACCTGCGCTTCTTCCGCGTCAACCCGCGCTATCATCCCGCGCTGCGCGCCTACAGGCAGTCCCGCGACGCCCGGCGCTTTGCCCTGGACATCGCCCGGGCCGGGTACGCCACCGCGCCCGATTACGCGCGGCGCCTGATCGCCGTGATGGAGCAGGTCGCCGCGGACCTGTTGCCGGCCCGGAGCCTCAGCCTGTGGCTGCTCGGCCGATACCTGCCCTCCGACGCGCTGCTGGTGCGCGGGGGCCGCGTCTATCTCCGGGTGCGCGCGCTGGCCGCGGCGCTGGGCTGGCGGGTGGCCTACGACCCGCAGCGCAAAGCCGTCTACATCGGGGTCGGTGGGGAGGAGGGTGGGTGA
- a CDS encoding nitroreductase: MNTPSMDILELIKTRRSIAQFKPDPIPRRLIEELLDAAVWAPNHRLTEPWQFFVLGEESKRRFAEIRREARRSLLPNPDAPEAQAALHKIYEDTVRTPAIVVFTSAGHPDPELQEENYWATFAAAYAVMLAAWAHGIGTYFRTGRGIVDGAPLRTLLGLPDDRRIIGVLYLGYPAAVPQKRRTPAAEKTIWLP; this comes from the coding sequence ATGAATACTCCTTCCATGGACATCCTGGAGCTCATCAAGACCCGCCGCAGCATCGCGCAGTTCAAACCCGATCCCATTCCGCGCCGGCTCATCGAAGAGCTGCTGGACGCCGCGGTCTGGGCGCCGAACCACCGCCTCACCGAGCCGTGGCAGTTCTTCGTCCTGGGGGAGGAGAGCAAACGCCGCTTCGCCGAGATCCGCCGGGAGGCCCGCCGCAGCCTGTTGCCCAATCCCGACGCGCCGGAAGCCCAGGCCGCATTGCACAAGATCTACGAGGACACCGTGCGCACGCCGGCGATCGTCGTCTTCACCTCGGCCGGGCATCCCGACCCCGAGTTGCAGGAGGAGAACTACTGGGCGACCTTCGCCGCCGCCTATGCCGTGATGCTGGCGGCGTGGGCGCACGGGATCGGCACGTACTTCCGGACGGGCCGGGGGATCGTGGACGGCGCGCCGCTGCGCACGCTGCTCGGACTCCCGGACGACCGGCGGATCATCGGCGTCCTGTACCTGGGCTACCCTGCGGCCGTCCCGCAGAAGCGGAGGACTCCCGCCGCGGAAAAGACGATCTGGCTGCCCTAG
- a CDS encoding FtsX-like permease family protein, which produces MTLWRLAWRNVWRHRRRTVLLILVVAYAAFATILYWGINDGYAASVLNAQARFVGAPVLIMTPDYRDDPDPEHALPDLALTAALREVPRVRGIAPRLEFPALIRSAYTAESAVARGIEPQREREVSAVPAHIVAGRMLQRPGELVLGRALAERLDVRLGERAVVDTAGPAGPRAAGLVLVGLVETGVSQVDERLVLVDLADARRLTGVDTATALALDVPRGEEEAAAAELRRFLPPVVAAYGPAEMLGAIRQDLESNRVAAIPIAFLFALVAAAAVTSTTTVSVIERTREFGMIAAVGLAPVRLARVVVLESVITTVLGWIVGLAAGYGAVGLLARINLLGAAFGGFVGAWSSVPLTREIYTAVRPAYALYASMTVFVGAVLAALIPARRVRRLRPAQAMRIE; this is translated from the coding sequence ATGACCTTGTGGCGCCTGGCCTGGCGCAATGTATGGCGCCACCGCCGGCGGACCGTGCTGTTGATCCTGGTGGTCGCCTACGCGGCGTTTGCCACCATCCTCTACTGGGGGATCAATGACGGATATGCGGCGTCCGTGCTCAACGCCCAGGCCCGTTTTGTCGGCGCGCCGGTCCTGATCATGACGCCGGACTACCGCGACGACCCCGATCCGGAGCACGCCCTGCCCGACCTCGCCCTGACCGCCGCCCTCCGGGAGGTCCCCCGGGTCCGCGGCATCGCGCCGCGGCTCGAATTCCCCGCGCTCATCCGCTCGGCGTACACGGCCGAGTCCGCGGTAGCCCGGGGGATTGAGCCACAGCGGGAACGCGAGGTCAGCGCCGTCCCTGCGCACATCGTCGCGGGACGCATGCTGCAAAGACCCGGAGAGCTGGTGCTGGGCAGAGCCCTCGCCGAACGCCTCGACGTCCGTCTGGGAGAGCGGGCGGTCGTGGACACGGCCGGGCCGGCGGGGCCGCGGGCCGCGGGCCTCGTCCTCGTCGGCCTGGTGGAGACCGGCGTGTCCCAGGTGGACGAGAGACTCGTCCTGGTCGACCTCGCCGACGCCCGACGTCTCACCGGCGTAGACACGGCCACGGCGCTCGCCCTGGACGTCCCGCGCGGCGAGGAGGAGGCGGCGGCGGCGGAGTTGCGGCGATTCCTTCCGCCCGTGGTGGCGGCCTACGGGCCTGCCGAGATGCTCGGAGCGATCCGGCAGGACCTGGAATCGAACCGCGTGGCGGCGATCCCCATCGCCTTTCTCTTCGCCCTGGTGGCGGCCGCGGCCGTCACGAGCACGACGACGGTGAGCGTCATCGAGCGAACCCGCGAGTTCGGGATGATCGCGGCGGTGGGCCTGGCCCCGGTCCGTCTGGCGCGGGTCGTCGTGCTGGAGTCGGTCATCACCACCGTGCTGGGGTGGATCGTCGGTCTCGCCGCCGGGTACGGCGCGGTCGGCCTGCTGGCCCGAATCAACCTGCTCGGCGCCGCCTTTGGCGGATTCGTCGGGGCCTGGTCCAGCGTTCCCCTGACCAGAGAGATCTACACGGCGGTGCGCCCGGCGTACGCGCTCTACGCCTCGATGACCGTGTTCGTCGGCGCAGTGCTGGCGGCCCTGATCCCCGCCCGCCGCGTCCGCCGGTTGCGGCCGGCGCAGGCGATGCGTATCGAGTGA
- a CDS encoding phosphopantothenoylcysteine decarboxylase encodes MALRSKKLLITSGPTRAPLDAVRYITNKATGRLGALIAEEAIPRGAHVTFVYGRPSQLPVVRGHADHLTMIAVETIDDLVSVFRDEIPKGYDAVVHPMAVLDFQPDVVRSEKTGSGVEEWIVRLVPTPKVIGLVKELDPDTYLVGFKLEVGKTPEELREIAYQFLKKNRCDLVVANDLREIEEGHHTGYFITPDGRLAQTVVGKDAIARAVVEHLEAHLG; translated from the coding sequence ATGGCGCTGCGCAGCAAGAAACTGCTCATCACCTCCGGTCCGACGCGCGCCCCCCTGGACGCCGTCCGCTACATCACCAACAAGGCCACGGGCCGCCTGGGGGCGCTGATCGCCGAGGAAGCCATCCCGCGCGGCGCGCACGTCACCTTCGTCTACGGCCGTCCCAGCCAGCTCCCCGTGGTGCGCGGTCACGCCGATCACCTGACGATGATCGCCGTGGAGACGATTGACGATCTGGTCAGCGTGTTCCGCGACGAGATCCCCAAAGGCTACGACGCCGTCGTGCACCCCATGGCGGTCCTCGACTTCCAGCCGGATGTGGTCCGGTCGGAGAAGACGGGGAGCGGCGTCGAGGAATGGATCGTGCGGCTGGTGCCGACACCGAAGGTGATCGGCCTGGTGAAGGAGCTGGACCCCGACACCTACCTGGTCGGCTTCAAGCTGGAGGTGGGCAAGACCCCCGAAGAGCTCCGCGAGATTGCCTACCAGTTCCTGAAGAAGAACCGCTGCGACCTGGTCGTGGCCAACGACCTCCGGGAGATTGAGGAAGGCCACCACACCGGCTACTTCATCACCCCCGACGGCCGCCTGGCGCAGACCGTGGTGGGCAAGGACGCCATCGCCCGGGCCGTCGTCGAGCACCTCGAGGCGCACCTCGGATAG
- a CDS encoding HD domain-containing protein produces MARSVAWPRLGRKFQQALRYVHRLHRGQYRKRTRIPYIGHLLVVAGLVLEYGGDEDLAIAALLHDAVEDQGGRKTLAQIRRRFGGRVASIVGECSDRLTVRKSPWRVRKETYLTHLRTASEGALLVSLADKVHNASTIVKDLHRVGDRVWSRFGGGKAGTLWYYRRLVDTFRQTTAPADLVGELARRVSQMHRLAR; encoded by the coding sequence ATGGCGCGAAGCGTAGCCTGGCCGAGACTTGGGCGCAAGTTCCAGCAAGCCTTGAGATATGTCCATCGGTTGCACCGAGGTCAATACCGCAAACGGACGCGCATCCCGTACATCGGCCACCTGCTGGTGGTGGCCGGGCTCGTCCTGGAATACGGCGGGGATGAAGACCTGGCCATCGCTGCCCTCCTGCACGACGCGGTGGAGGACCAGGGCGGAAGAAAGACGCTGGCGCAAATCCGGCGGCGTTTTGGAGGCAGGGTCGCCTCGATCGTGGGGGAGTGCAGCGACCGGTTGACGGTTCGCAAGTCGCCATGGCGGGTGCGTAAGGAGACTTACCTGACGCACCTGCGAACAGCCTCTGAGGGGGCACTCCTGGTGTCACTGGCCGACAAGGTGCACAACGCATCCACGATCGTTAAGGATTTGCACCGGGTCGGCGACAGGGTGTGGTCCAGGTTCGGCGGCGGCAAGGCGGGGACTCTGTGGTACTATCGGAGGCTGGTGGACACGTTCCGGCAGACGACCGCCCCCGCGGATTTAGTGGGGGAACTGGCACGGCGCGTCTCCCAGATGCATAGACTGGCCAGGTGA